A portion of the Bombina bombina isolate aBomBom1 chromosome 9, aBomBom1.pri, whole genome shotgun sequence genome contains these proteins:
- the LOC128639544 gene encoding proteoglycan 3 — protein sequence MSLLFFLLLVVGAISAQESGDESSGELDEFLSDAEPSTCDQCKPEDELDIDSPIDCEAEDYHNVTVEFDKDMADAKVCPGKAGCSFRFFRRRRSFRRARRVCRCRHGQLSSIHNARTNRVLARTARHVRRFRRVIRYAWIGVWKRCWRRRYTCVDHTRLNYTNWARRQIHRCGSWCTALNIRTGRWVSLRCKLHLPFFCTI from the exons ATGTCTCTTCTTTTCTTCCTGCTCCTTGTGGTAGGAGCTATCTCGGCTCAAGAATCTG GAGATGAATCTTCAGGGGAATTAGATGAATTTCTTAGTGATGCAGAACCAAGCACCTGTGATCAGTGTAAACCAGAAGATGAGTTAGACATTGATTCTCCTATTGACTGCGAAGCCGAGGACTACCACAATGTAACAGTGGAGTTTGATAAAGATATGGCAGATGCGAAAGTGTGTCCTGGAAAGGCCGGCTGCTCTTTTCGTTTCTTTAGGCGTAGAAGATCATTCAGAAGAGCCCGG AGAGTCTGTCGTTGTAGACATGGGCAACTTTCATCTATTCACAATGCACGCACAAACCGAGTCCTGGCAAGAACTGCTCGACATGTGAGGAGATTCAGGAGAGTGATTAGATATGCTTGGATAGGTGTCTGGAAAAGATGCTGG CGCCGTAGGTATACCTGTGTGGATCATACTCGATTGAACTATACTAACTGGGCACGTAGACAGATTCATCGCTGTGGATCCTGGTGCACTGCATTGAATATTAGAA CTGGTCGATGGGTCTCTCTGAGATGTAAACTTCATCTACCTTTTTTCTGTACCATTTGA